TTGGTACTGCCGTTCAGTGCCGCAGCCCCGCGGCGGCGGCGAACTCTTCGAATTCCTTGCGCGCCGGCTCGTCCAGCGTCTCGGGCACGTCCACCTGCACCTTCACGAACTGGTCACCGCGGCGGCCGGCCTTTTCCACGCCCATCCCCTTGATGCGGAAGCGGCGCCCGGGCTGCGTTCCGGGCGGAACCTTCAGCACCACCATGGGGCCGTCCACCGTACGCACCTTCACCTTTGAGCCGAGCACGGCCTGGGCCAGGTTCACGTGGATGGTGCAGTTCAGGTCCAGCGCGTCGCGCGAAAAGAAGCGGTCGGGCTCCACGCGAAAGGTGAGCACCAGGTCACCCGGCTGCCCGCCCGAGGCGCCGCGCTCGCCCTGACCCGCCAGGCGCAGCTTGGAGCCGGTGTCCACGCCGGCGGGAACCGTAACCTGAACGGCGCGCTCGCGCCGCACCTGCCCCGCGCCGCGGCAGGCGGGGCACGGCTCGCTGGGCACGCGGCCCTTGGCGCCGCACATGGGGCAGGGGCGCGAAACGCCGAACCCGCCCGCGCCGAACGTCACCGTGCCGCTGCCCTTGCACTC
The sequence above is drawn from the Longimicrobium sp. genome and encodes:
- a CDS encoding DnaJ C-terminal domain-containing protein translates to GGGARPGPGGAQTINLEDLDLGGSPLGDIFGSFFDFGGKKRGGGRPGGPERGENIEYMVEIPFRTAVRGGKVTVQVPVTEECASCHGSGAAPGATVNTCPECKGSGTVTFGAGGFGVSRPCPMCGAKGRVPSEPCPACRGAGQVRRERAVQVTVPAGVDTGSKLRLAGQGERGASGGQPGDLVLTFRVEPDRFFSRDALDLNCTIHVNLAQAVLGSKVKVRTVDGPMVVLKVPPGTQPGRRFRIKGMGVEKAGRRGDQFVKVQVDVPETLDEPARKEFEEFAAAAGLRH